The Brachybacterium huguangmaarense genome contains a region encoding:
- a CDS encoding Rossmann-like and DUF2520 domain-containing protein, whose translation MSEHASTAPRLGIGVIGAGRVGAVLGAAWRAEGHAVTGAYAVSETSRARAADLLPGVPLLGVAEIVERSEVVLLAVPDDQLAGLAAGIAATGLVPGGQVFVHVSGAHGTAVLEPLAACGSAVIALHPAMTFTGTAADLPRLIGCPVAVTARGAAEAIAHALVVETGGEPVPVAEADRAQYHAALSHGANHLTVLVSQARDLLADIGIEDPGAYLRPLLGAALEESLRRGAAALTGPVMRGDAGTVAAHLAAIAEAESAATWTAPRDTETTYRALALAALARAGLGPHETAAIRDILSAPDPRTQEDDA comes from the coding sequence ATGAGCGAGCACGCGAGCACCGCCCCGCGTCTGGGCATCGGCGTCATCGGGGCCGGGAGGGTCGGCGCCGTGCTCGGGGCCGCCTGGCGCGCCGAGGGCCATGCCGTCACGGGCGCCTACGCCGTCTCCGAGACCTCCCGCGCCCGCGCGGCCGACCTGCTCCCCGGCGTGCCGCTGCTCGGCGTGGCCGAGATCGTCGAACGCTCCGAGGTCGTGCTCCTGGCCGTGCCCGACGACCAGCTCGCGGGCCTCGCCGCCGGCATCGCGGCGACCGGCCTCGTGCCCGGCGGCCAGGTCTTCGTGCACGTCTCGGGCGCCCACGGCACCGCCGTCCTCGAGCCGCTCGCCGCGTGCGGGTCGGCCGTGATCGCCCTGCACCCGGCGATGACGTTCACGGGCACCGCCGCCGACCTGCCCCGGCTGATCGGCTGCCCCGTCGCGGTCACCGCGCGCGGCGCCGCCGAGGCGATCGCGCACGCGCTCGTGGTCGAGACGGGCGGGGAGCCGGTGCCCGTCGCCGAGGCGGACCGCGCCCAGTACCACGCGGCGCTGTCCCACGGCGCCAACCACCTCACCGTGCTCGTCTCCCAGGCCCGCGACCTGCTGGCCGACATCGGCATCGAGGACCCCGGTGCCTACCTGCGCCCCCTGCTCGGCGCCGCCCTCGAGGAGTCCCTGCGGCGCGGCGCCGCGGCGCTCACGGGACCGGTCATGCGCGGGGACGCCGGGACCGTCGCGGCGCACCTCGCCGCGATCGCCGAGGCCGAGTCCGCGGCGACCTGGACCGCGCCGCGAGACACGGAGACGACATACCGCGCGCTCGCGCTCGCCGCCCTCGCCCGGGCGGGCCTCGGGCCGCACGAGACCGCCGCGATCCGTGACATCCTGTCTGCGCCCGATCCGCGCACCCAGGAGGACGACGCGTGA
- a CDS encoding PH domain-containing protein — translation MSAADVPPPGDETPPEGTLVPEGAPEDAPTFHRTHPLTPLISGWKLLAGLVAVVTAQNLGRLASEFTWRRALLFAGLLVAALLVTMAVSTLRWWRTTYAITADGVVMHAGVLTRTRRTAPRSKIESVSVERPLLARVLGLAKVRIEIAGGADSHLDLDYVTGREAETIRREILEVAASPVGSARRPRPDAVPGEPEPDPDAAPARSSARESVRSFVYDGVTEGHAIAQVPTERLLRSMLRDLGFMLGLLVGLVWVIVTVVVSITTDGIGLGALAALIPALLIVPQMVLRRIENGWGFVSRLTERGLRMRRGLLSTRTDNIGPGRVQDLRLSQPLLWRGPRWIGATATVAGIGAEGGGDGASHVLPVGTVEELHRTLGSLLPPLGTDDDLAVALDLLSRPARELDGLRAAHRLFWIARRTAVAVLLPEVLAVRTGVLTRRLVLVPRERIQGVTLAQGPLARRLGVATVDVAVAVTSAEVSDVPLEAAVALRDTLARDAASGRLYRDRETWPRPPLELPGEEMAA, via the coding sequence GTGAGCGCCGCCGACGTCCCGCCTCCGGGCGACGAGACCCCGCCCGAGGGCACGCTCGTCCCGGAGGGCGCGCCCGAGGACGCCCCCACGTTCCATCGCACCCATCCGCTGACCCCCCTCATCTCCGGCTGGAAGCTCCTGGCCGGGCTGGTCGCGGTCGTCACCGCCCAGAACCTCGGCCGGCTCGCCTCCGAGTTCACCTGGCGGCGCGCCCTCCTGTTCGCCGGGCTGCTCGTGGCCGCCCTGCTCGTGACGATGGCCGTGAGCACCCTGCGGTGGTGGCGCACGACATACGCGATCACGGCCGACGGGGTGGTCATGCACGCCGGGGTCCTCACCCGCACGCGGCGCACCGCCCCCCGCTCGAAGATCGAGTCGGTCTCGGTCGAGCGGCCGCTGCTCGCCCGCGTGCTCGGGCTCGCCAAGGTGCGCATCGAGATCGCCGGCGGCGCGGACTCCCACCTCGACCTCGACTACGTCACGGGCCGCGAGGCCGAGACCATCCGCCGCGAGATCCTCGAGGTCGCCGCGAGCCCCGTCGGATCCGCGCGGCGCCCGCGCCCGGACGCCGTGCCCGGCGAGCCCGAGCCCGATCCCGACGCCGCACCCGCGCGCTCCTCGGCGCGCGAGAGCGTGCGCTCCTTCGTCTACGACGGGGTCACCGAGGGCCATGCGATCGCCCAGGTCCCGACCGAGCGCCTGCTGCGCTCGATGCTGCGCGACCTCGGCTTCATGCTCGGCCTGCTCGTCGGCCTGGTCTGGGTGATCGTCACCGTCGTCGTCTCGATCACGACCGACGGCATCGGTCTCGGCGCGCTCGCCGCCCTGATCCCGGCCCTGCTCATCGTGCCGCAGATGGTGCTCCGTCGCATCGAGAACGGCTGGGGCTTCGTCTCCCGCCTCACCGAGCGCGGCCTGCGCATGCGCCGCGGGCTGCTGTCGACCCGCACCGACAACATCGGGCCCGGCCGCGTCCAGGACCTCCGCCTGTCCCAGCCGCTCCTGTGGCGCGGGCCCCGCTGGATCGGGGCCACCGCGACCGTCGCCGGCATCGGCGCCGAGGGCGGCGGCGACGGCGCGAGCCACGTGCTGCCGGTCGGCACCGTCGAGGAGCTGCACCGCACCCTCGGCAGCCTGCTGCCGCCGCTCGGCACGGACGACGACCTCGCCGTCGCGCTCGACCTGCTGTCCCGCCCGGCCCGCGAGCTCGACGGCCTGCGGGCGGCCCATCGTCTCTTCTGGATCGCGCGCCGCACCGCTGTCGCCGTGCTGCTGCCCGAGGTGCTCGCCGTGCGCACCGGCGTGCTCACGCGGCGCCTCGTCCTCGTGCCCCGCGAGCGGATCCAGGGCGTCACGCTGGCCCAGGGCCCCCTCGCCCGGCGCCTGGGCGTCGCGACGGTGGACGTCGCCGTCGCGGTCACGAGCGCCGAGGTCTCCGACGTGCCGCTCGAGGCCGCCGTCGCCCTGCGCGACACCCTCGCGCGCGACGCCGCGAGCGGCCGGCTCTACCGCGACCGCGAGACGTGGCCCCGCCCGCCCCTCGAGCTGCCGGGGGAGGAGATGGCCGCATGA
- a CDS encoding PH domain-containing protein has translation MSPARTLLGADGLRPVSPRLIPARYLGGLIPDLIALALAVACVVLAVRLDWWWLGLVALVPLLVVAPGLILTPRRVRALGYLDRDEDLVVASGIMFRSVTGTPYGRVQSVEIHEGPIERRFGIARISYSTASTDVDGSIPGLPREEAERLRELLTTRGIERMQSL, from the coding sequence ATGAGTCCCGCGCGCACCCTTCTCGGCGCCGACGGCCTGCGGCCCGTCTCGCCCCGCCTGATCCCGGCCCGCTACCTCGGCGGCCTGATCCCGGACCTGATCGCGCTCGCCCTCGCCGTCGCGTGCGTGGTCCTCGCCGTCCGGCTCGACTGGTGGTGGCTCGGCCTCGTGGCCCTCGTGCCGCTGCTCGTCGTCGCGCCCGGTCTGATCCTCACCCCGCGGCGCGTGCGCGCCCTGGGCTATCTCGACCGCGACGAGGACCTCGTCGTCGCGAGCGGCATCATGTTCCGCTCGGTGACCGGTACCCCGTACGGGCGCGTGCAGAGCGTCGAGATCCATGAGGGGCCCATCGAGCGCCGCTTCGGCATCGCGCGCATCTCCTACTCGACGGCCTCGACCGATGTGGACGGCTCGATTCCCGGGCTGCCGCGCGAGGAGGCCGAGCGGCTGCGGGAGCTGCTCACGACGCGCGGCATCGAGAGGATGCAGTCGCTGTGA
- a CDS encoding DUF3180 domain-containing protein: MKPLNIPWLIVALLAAAAVGALASQLVASHGSAIPVAGWLTGIVLLVLAGVLLLLGLPLRRYLQESEERHRNPTLAPRRHQLDMPTAYRTVLLARAAALTGAIVGGLFAGEALFLLGRGGGDLVQAVLPTSFAALGGIVLGIVGVIVERWGTLPPEDGGNATESTGTRA, translated from the coding sequence ATGAAGCCGCTGAACATCCCATGGCTGATCGTCGCGCTGCTCGCGGCGGCGGCCGTCGGCGCCCTCGCCTCCCAGCTCGTGGCCTCCCACGGCTCCGCGATCCCCGTCGCGGGCTGGCTCACGGGCATCGTGCTGCTCGTGCTCGCCGGCGTGCTGCTCCTGCTCGGCCTGCCCCTGCGCCGCTACCTCCAGGAGTCCGAGGAGCGCCACCGCAACCCGACGCTCGCACCGCGCCGCCACCAGCTCGACATGCCGACCGCCTATCGCACCGTGCTGCTCGCCCGTGCCGCCGCCCTCACCGGCGCGATCGTCGGCGGCCTGTTCGCGGGGGAGGCCCTGTTCCTGCTCGGCCGCGGGGGAGGGGACCTCGTCCAGGCCGTCCTGCCCACCTCGTTCGCGGCCCTCGGCGGCATCGTGCTCGGCATCGTGGGCGTGATCGTCGAGCGCTGGGGCACCCTCCCGCCCGAGGACGGCGGCAACGCCACCGAGAGCACGGGCACGCGGGCCTGA
- the folK gene encoding 2-amino-4-hydroxy-6-hydroxymethyldihydropteridine diphosphokinase, whose product MRRHDTIELTGVRARGHHGVLAAEKRDGQEFVVDVTLHLDTAPAARDDALSRTVDYGAVAGLVVDVVGTGALDLIETLARRLADAVLAQQPLVRAVEVTVHKPSAPIPHPFADVAVRIRRDAPPVPAVLALGTNLGDREAHVRRALELLAGAEGVEIAWTAPVVETDPVGGVLVDGAEQGPYLNTVVGLRTDLGPWELLDLAHTIEADAHRERTVRWGPRTLDVDVVTWGELVQDDPDLTLPHPRAHERAFVLAPWAAARPDDVLPGRGRVADLAAHAPDRDGVRSPRTP is encoded by the coding sequence ATGAGGCGCCACGACACGATCGAGCTGACCGGGGTGCGCGCCCGCGGCCACCACGGCGTGCTCGCCGCCGAGAAGCGTGACGGCCAGGAGTTCGTCGTCGACGTGACGCTCCATCTCGACACCGCCCCCGCGGCGCGTGACGACGCCCTGTCCCGCACGGTCGACTACGGCGCCGTCGCGGGGCTCGTCGTCGACGTCGTCGGCACGGGCGCGCTCGACCTCATCGAGACCCTCGCCCGGCGTCTCGCCGATGCCGTCCTGGCCCAGCAGCCCCTCGTGCGCGCCGTCGAGGTGACGGTGCACAAGCCCTCGGCGCCGATCCCGCACCCCTTCGCCGACGTCGCCGTGCGCATCCGCCGCGACGCCCCGCCCGTGCCCGCCGTGCTCGCGCTCGGCACCAACCTGGGCGACCGCGAGGCCCACGTGCGCCGTGCCCTCGAGCTGCTCGCGGGCGCGGAGGGCGTCGAGATCGCCTGGACGGCGCCGGTCGTCGAGACCGACCCGGTCGGCGGCGTGCTCGTCGACGGCGCCGAGCAGGGCCCCTACCTCAACACCGTGGTCGGCCTCCGCACCGACCTCGGACCGTGGGAGCTGCTCGACCTCGCCCACACGATCGAGGCCGACGCGCACCGCGAGCGGACCGTGCGCTGGGGCCCGCGCACCCTCGACGTCGACGTCGTCACGTGGGGCGAGCTGGTCCAGGACGACCCCGACCTCACCCTCCCGCACCCGCGCGCCCACGAGCGCGCCTTCGTGCTGGCACCGTGGGCGGCCGCCCGTCCCGACGACGTCCTGCCCGGCCGCGGCCGGGTCGCGGACCTCGCCGCGCACGCGCCGGACCGCGACGGCGTGCGGAGCCCGAGGACGCCATGA
- the folP gene encoding dihydropteroate synthase — protein MLRPHGLPPRLAEREDTLVMGILNVTPDSFSDGGEHDEPAEALAHARALLAAGAAIIDVGGESTRPGAERVDAAEELRRVLPVVGALARDGVCVSVDTMRAEVAAAALEAGAMIVNDVSGGLADPEMPALVARARTAGGTPPVMVAMHWRGHADVMSSLADYDDIAVDVASELAARVEALTAAGVERRAIVADPGLGFAKRGGHDWDLLARWETLDALGLPLLIGVSRKRSIASLTTADGAPLDRDAVTAALTTYSALRGAWCVRVHDVGPSVAGTAAVRELTRHRDGTART, from the coding sequence ATGCTGCGACCCCACGGCCTCCCGCCCCGCCTCGCTGAGCGCGAGGACACGCTCGTCATGGGCATCCTCAACGTCACCCCCGACTCCTTCTCCGACGGCGGGGAGCACGACGAGCCCGCCGAGGCCCTCGCGCACGCGCGCGCCCTGCTCGCCGCGGGCGCCGCGATCATCGACGTCGGCGGGGAGTCCACCCGTCCCGGCGCCGAGCGCGTCGACGCCGCCGAGGAGCTGCGCCGCGTGCTCCCGGTCGTCGGCGCCCTCGCCCGCGACGGCGTGTGCGTGAGCGTCGACACGATGCGCGCCGAGGTCGCCGCCGCGGCCCTCGAGGCGGGCGCGATGATCGTCAACGACGTGTCCGGCGGGCTCGCCGACCCCGAGATGCCCGCCCTGGTCGCGCGCGCCCGCACCGCCGGCGGCACGCCGCCCGTGATGGTCGCGATGCACTGGCGAGGCCACGCCGACGTCATGAGCTCTCTCGCCGACTACGACGACATCGCCGTGGACGTCGCCTCCGAGCTCGCCGCGCGCGTCGAGGCGCTCACCGCCGCCGGGGTCGAGCGCCGGGCGATCGTCGCCGACCCCGGCCTCGGCTTCGCCAAGCGCGGCGGCCACGACTGGGACCTGCTCGCCCGCTGGGAGACCCTCGACGCCCTCGGCCTGCCGCTCCTGATCGGCGTGTCGCGCAAGCGCTCGATCGCCAGCCTCACCACCGCCGACGGCGCCCCGCTCGACCGCGACGCGGTCACCGCCGCCCTCACGACCTACAGCGCGCTGCGCGGCGCCTGGTGCGTGCGCGTGCACGACGTCGGGCCCTCGGTCGCGGGGACCGCCGCCGTGCGCGAGCTCACCCGCCACCGTGACGGGACGGCCCGGACATGA
- the folE gene encoding GTP cyclohydrolase I FolE: MVDAPRIEAAVREILAGIGEDPDRDGLRETPARVARMYAEVFSGLEQDAHEPLSTHFAIDHQELVLVRDIRFHSMCEHHLLPFFGHAHVGYIPNGETVTGLSKLARAVQVFARRPQVQERLTSQIADALMTDLGAGGAIVVIEAEHLCMSMRGARAEGARTVTSAVRGMLRESATRAEAMSLIVRG; encoded by the coding sequence ATGGTCGACGCACCCCGCATCGAGGCCGCCGTCCGCGAGATCCTCGCCGGGATCGGCGAGGACCCCGACCGTGACGGCCTGCGCGAGACCCCTGCGCGCGTGGCCCGCATGTACGCCGAGGTCTTCTCCGGGCTCGAGCAGGACGCGCACGAGCCGCTGTCCACGCACTTCGCGATCGACCACCAGGAGCTCGTGCTCGTGCGCGACATCCGCTTCCACTCGATGTGCGAGCACCACCTGCTGCCCTTCTTCGGGCATGCGCACGTGGGCTACATCCCCAACGGGGAGACCGTGACGGGCCTGTCCAAGCTCGCCCGCGCGGTGCAGGTCTTCGCGCGGCGCCCACAGGTCCAGGAGCGCCTGACGAGCCAGATCGCCGACGCCCTCATGACGGACCTGGGCGCGGGCGGCGCGATCGTCGTGATCGAGGCCGAGCACCTGTGCATGTCGATGCGCGGGGCCCGCGCGGAGGGGGCGCGCACGGTCACCTCGGCCGTCCGCGGGATGCTGCGCGAGAGCGCCACCCGGGCCGAGGCGATGAGCCTGATCGTCAGGGGCTGA